From a region of the Salvelinus sp. IW2-2015 unplaced genomic scaffold, ASM291031v2 Un_scaffold1306, whole genome shotgun sequence genome:
- the tusc2b gene encoding tumor suppressor 2, mitochondrial calcium regulator b produces the protein MGGSGSKTKGYWPFAGSGSGDGDPTKEGVDEQSLARLRSFRNGTPFVFTRWSSLYFDEDGDLAHEFYEETVVMKNGRKRAKLKKIQKNLIPQGTIKLDHPCIHVDFPVVLCEV, from the exons ATGGGCGGGAGTGGCTCCAAAACCAAAGGTTATTGGCCTTTTGCAGGTTCAGGCAGTGGTGATGGTGATCCGACCAAAGAGGGAGTCGACGAACAGTCGCTGGCAAGGCTCCGAAGTTTCCGAAATGGGACACCCTTCGTGTTTACCAGATGGAG CTCCCTGTACTTTGACGAGGATGGAGACCTGGCCCACGAGTTCTACGAGGAGACAGTTGTGATGAAGAATGGCCGTAAGAGGGCCAAACTGAAGAAGATCCAGAAAAATCTCATACCTCAG GGAACCATAAAGCTGGATCACCCCTGCATCCATGTGGATTTCCCGGTCGTTCTCTGTGAGGTTTGA